Within Bacteroidota bacterium, the genomic segment ACATTCCCGTTGTGCCCGCTTCGCATTATATGTGCGGAGGAATTAAAGTGGACATGAACGGAAGAAGTACGATAAAAAATCTATACGCATCGGGAGAATGTTCCTGCACAGGTTTGCACGGTGCAAATCGTCTCGCATCAAATTCTCTTCTGGAAGCGGTTGTGTACGCGCATCGTTCTGCTATGAATTCAATTGAGAATTTCAAAAAGGTAAATTACTGCGAAACAATTCCTGAATGGAATGCCGAGAGAACAGCGTCACCCGAAGAAATGGTTTTGATCACTCAAAGCATGCGTGAAGTACAAAGCATCATGACAAATTATGTGGGGATTGTCCGTTCCAATCTCCGGTTGAAAAGAGCATTCGACCGTTTATTGATTCTCCATCATGAAACAGAAAGTTTGTACGAGCGCACTACGGTTTCTCCCGAACTCTGTCAATTAAGAAATATTATTAAAGTCAGCTACATCATCATCAAATACGCGATGCTGCGGAAAGAAAGCGTGGGGCTTCATTATAATATTGATTATGTGAAGAAATAATTCACCCCTCCCTTATTCCCTCCCCCAATGGGGGAGGGTTAGGGCGGGGGCAAATAAAAAATATGACACTCATAAAACCAGTCAAAGGCATTTCTCCTAAGTTCGGCAGCAACTGCTACCTCGCTGAAAACGCAACCGTAGTAGGCGATGTAGTAATGGGCGATGACTGCTCGGTGTGGTTTAACGCGGTGGTGCGCGGAGATGTACATTATATAAGGATGGGCAATAAAGTGAACGTGCAGGACGGTGCCATCATTCATTGCACCTATCAGAAACATCCAACCAACATCGGCAATAATGTGAGTATCGGGCATAATGCCATCGTTCACGGATGCACGGTTCAGGATAATGTGCTTATCGGCATGGGCGCAATTGTGATGGACAGATGCGAAATCGGGAGCAACAGTATTATTGCTGCAGGAGCTGTGGTATTAGAAGGAACAAAAGTGGAACCCGGAAGTATTTACGCTGGCGTTCCTGCCAAAAAAGTGAAAGACATAAGCATTGAACTTCAGAAAGGAGAAGTAGAGCGCATAGCCAATAATTATGTGATGTATGCAGGGTGGTTTAAGGAGTAAAAGAACAAGTCCAAAGTTCCAAATCCAAAATTCCAAAGGTTGTTGTTTGGGACTTGAGACTTGGAATTTGAGGATTGGGTCTTAATAGATTTTTTTATAAGCTGTAACTTTCAACTATCTGCCTTCGTCATACTCCTGAAAATCCAAAGAAACATTAAAAACAATAATAATCAATACAATGAAAACAAAACAATTAATTTTCAGCGCAACAGCCCTTCTGGTAGCGGTATCGCTCACCTTCACAGGTTGCCGCAAGAAAGACGAAGATAAGGACACTGACACCAGCGGTGCGGAAGACAACTCCCTTGCCGACAAATCATTTGAAGACATGGGACAGATTTCAAACGAAGCAGCTTCATCTGGCGGTCTGAACAGTTACAAGTCGGCTGGTTATGATGGTTTACTTTCTCACTGCGCCACAGTAACACACGACACAGCCCTCAACAAAATCACAGTTGATTTCGGCTCTGCCAACTGCTACTGCCATGACGGGCGCTACCGCAGAGGCAAGTTGTTTATCACTTACACAAATTCTGTTAAACCGGAACCTTACACTTATTGGGATTCTCTCACTCAAATTACAATTGCTACAGCACCCGACAACAGTTATTTCGTGAACGACAACCAGGTAATCGGAACAAAAAATATTACAAACAAAGGACACAACGGAGCGGGACATATGAACTGGGATGTACAGGTGAGCGGACAAATCATCAAAGCGAACAGCCAGGGAACAATCACATGGACTTCCACACGCAACCGCGAATGGATTGCAGACGAAAGCACTCCGCTCATATGGTCAGATGATATATATGGAGTAACAGGTACCGCAAGCGGAACTTCTGCAAACGGAACTCCATTCAACGTAACGATCACCAGCCAGTTGATACGCAAAATCGCCTGCTCTAAACATTTCGTATCAGGAACTCTTGACTTTACTCCGGGCAGCAAACCGGTTCGTCATGTTGATTTTGGTTATTCACCTTCGCCTAACCCAAGCGGCAGCTGCGATAGCTGGATTTCCGTAACCATCAATAGCAATACCTACTACAAACAATTGCCTTAAACAAAAAAGACAATAAAGAAAACCCTGCATAATTCTATGCGGGGTTTTTTATTTTACACAGGAGCGATAAATCTTACTTTTGCTTTTCAAAAAACTTCAGACTGTAAACTTTAGACTTTAGACTTTTCCTCAATGCCCGATATCATTAATCTACTACCCGATTCCGTTGCCAACCAGATTGCGGCAGGAGAAGTTATTCAAAGACCGGCATCTGCAGTGAAGGAACTCTTAGAAAATTCCATTGACGCGAATGGCACGGATATAAAACTCATCATCAAAGACGCAGGCAGAACCTTAATTCAGATAATTGACAACGGTATTGGCATGAGCGAAACGGACGCGCGCATGAGCTTTGAACGGCACGCCACTTCCAAAATAAAATCAGCGGATGATTTATTCAAAATAAAAACCATGGGATTCCGCGGAGAAGCAATGGCTTCCATCGCAGGCGTTGCACAAGTGGAAATGAAAACCAAACGCTCAGAAGACCAATTGGGAACACAGATTGAAATTGAAGGAAGCGAACTGAAATCACAAACCCAATGCACCTGCACAAAAGGAACGAGCATCAGCGTGAAAAATCTTTTCTTCAATGTTCCGGCAAGAAGAAATTTCCTGAAATCAGATTCCGTTGAGCTCAGGCATATCATAGAAGAATTTCAGCGCGTTGCCATTGCTCATCCCGAAATTTCTTTTTCATTTCATCATAACAATTCAGAACTTTTTCACCTGGAGAAAGGAGCATTGCGCCAGCGACTCGTTGGAATTTTCGGAGACAGTTATAACCAGCGTCTTGTTCCTGTTGAAGAAAACACAACGATTGTAAATGTTACAGGATTCATCGGCAAACCAGAGTTCGCGCGCAAAACAAGAGGCGAGCAATTTTTTTTCGTCAACAACCGATTCATTAAAAGCTCTTACCTGCATCACGCAGTGCAAAATGCCTACAATCAATTATTACCGGACGATGCGTTTCCCTCCTATTTCATCAATATGGAGATTGACCCGAAAGCGATTGACGTGAACATTCATCCCACGAAAACAGAAATCAAATTTGAAGATGAACGTTCGGTGTATACCATCATCCGCGCTGCGGTAAAACAATCTCTCGGAAAATACAACATTGCGCCCTCGCTGGATTTTGAACAGGAAGCTAGCATTGAACTTCCTCCTAATAAATCTCTTGAAGAGGTTTTGATGAACCCACCGAAAATAAAAGTGAACAAAAATTATAATCCTTTTTCAGAGGAGGAGAAAAAAGAGGAAAGAAGAAACAAATTTACTGCAGGCTCCTATACAGAAACAGAGAAACGGAAAGGAGGAGAATGGGAAAAAGAACAATCAAGGCACGCCATCAGTCAATTAGAAATAGAAGTTAAAAAGGA encodes:
- the mutL gene encoding DNA mismatch repair endonuclease MutL, whose product is MPDIINLLPDSVANQIAAGEVIQRPASAVKELLENSIDANGTDIKLIIKDAGRTLIQIIDNGIGMSETDARMSFERHATSKIKSADDLFKIKTMGFRGEAMASIAGVAQVEMKTKRSEDQLGTQIEIEGSELKSQTQCTCTKGTSISVKNLFFNVPARRNFLKSDSVELRHIIEEFQRVAIAHPEISFSFHHNNSELFHLEKGALRQRLVGIFGDSYNQRLVPVEENTTIVNVTGFIGKPEFARKTRGEQFFFVNNRFIKSSYLHHAVQNAYNQLLPDDAFPSYFINMEIDPKAIDVNIHPTKTEIKFEDERSVYTIIRAAVKQSLGKYNIAPSLDFEQEASIELPPNKSLEEVLMNPPKIKVNKNYNPFSEEEKKEERRNKFTAGSYTETEKRKGGEWEKEQSRHAISQLEIEVKKEEETQTEFSIEGEKSTKTSAYQLHNKYILAHIKTGMIVIDQQAAHERILYEKYFEMVEKHKGVSQQQLFPQTLEFSASDAVVVKELHEELQGLGFDINEFGKNTFIVHGIPADIAGQNVFELLEKLIEDYKASQGSKSDLKNAKKEIVAKAMAKNLAIISGVQLTKEEMSHMVDELFACKMPYASPAGKPTLITIGIEELEKKFRK
- a CDS encoding gamma carbonic anhydrase family protein, which gives rise to MTLIKPVKGISPKFGSNCYLAENATVVGDVVMGDDCSVWFNAVVRGDVHYIRMGNKVNVQDGAIIHCTYQKHPTNIGNNVSIGHNAIVHGCTVQDNVLIGMGAIVMDRCEIGSNSIIAAGAVVLEGTKVEPGSIYAGVPAKKVKDISIELQKGEVERIANNYVMYAGWFKE